The proteins below are encoded in one region of Penicillium psychrofluorescens genome assembly, chromosome: 4:
- a CDS encoding uncharacterized protein (ID:PFLUO_006793-T1.cds;~source:funannotate) → MSVQTVSFQPFADQKPGTSGLRKKVKVFQQPNYSESFVTSTILSIPEGAEGAFLVIGGDGRYYNDVVIQKIAKISAAYGVKKLLVGQNGILSTPAASNLIRVRKATGGILLTASHNPGGPDNDFGIKYNLANGAPAPEGVTNKIYETSKSLTSYKYAEIPEVDISSIGSKSYGPLEVEVVHSTGDYVDMMKEIFDFDLIKEFLSSHKDFKVLFDGMHGVTGPYGVDIFVKELGLPASSTMNCVPSPDFGGGHPDPNLVYAHELVEAVDKNGVHFGAASDGDGDRNMIYGAKSFVSPGDSLAIIAHHAKLIPWFQKQGVYGLARSMPTAGAVDRVAQAQGLESYEVPTGWKFFCNLFDNKKISICGEESFGTGSNHIREKDGVWAIVAWLNIIAGVAKQKPSETPSIGSIQNEFWQTYGRTFFTRYDYENVDSEGANKVVATLSDLVAKRDTFVGSTIAARKVTDAGNFSYTDLDGSVSKNQGLFVKFDDGSRIVVRLSGTGSSGATIRLYVERYESDKSKFHLSAQEYLSENIAMALSLLKFKEYVGREEPDVKT, encoded by the exons ATGTCCGTCCAGACGGTCTCCTTCCAGCCCTTTGCTGACCAGAAGCCCGGCAC CTCTGGTCTccgcaagaaggtcaaggtcttccagcagcCCAACTACTCCGAATCCTTCGTCACCAGCACTATCCTGTCCATTCCCGAGGGCGCAGAGGGTGCCTTCCTGGTCattggtggtgatggccgCTACTACAACGACGTGGTGATCCAGAAGATCGCCAAGATCAGTGCCGCCTACGGTGTGAAGAAGCTGCTGGTCGGCCAGAATGGCATCCTCAGCACTCCTGCCGCCAGCAACCTCATCCGCGTGAGGAAGGCGACTGGTGGGATCCTGCTGACGGCCAGTCACAACCCGGGTG GCCCCGATAACGACTTTGGTATCAAGTACAACTTGGCCAACGGCGCCCCGGCCCCAGAGGGTGTGACCAACAAGATCTACGAGACATCCAAGTCCCTCACCTCCTACAAATACGCCGAGATCCCAGAAGTGgacatctccagcatcggCTCCAAGAGCTACGGCCCGctggaggtcgaggtcgtGCACTCGACCGGCGACTACGTGGAcatgatgaaggagatctTCGACTTCGACCTGATCAAGGAGTTCCTCAGTTCGCACAAGGACTTCAAGGTGCTGTTCGACGGCATGCACGGCGTGACGGGCCCCTACGGCGTGGACATCTTCGTCAAGGAGCTCGGGTTGCCTGCCAGCAGCACGATGAACTGCGTGCCCTCGCCGGActttggtggtggccacCCGGACCCCAATCTCGTGTATGCGCACGAGCTCGTCGAGGCCGTTGACAAGAATGGCGTGCACTTTGGTGCGGCGAGCGATGGCGACGGTGACCGGAACATGATCTATGGTGCCAAGTCGTTCGTCTCGCCGGGCGACAGTCTGGCGATCATTGCGCACCATGCCAAGCTCATCCCCTGGTTCCAAAAGCAGGGCGTGTACGGTCTGGCGCGGTCAATGCCCACGGCGGGTGCCGTGGACCGGGTTGCTCAGGCGCAGGGGCTGGAAAGCTACGAGGTGCCGACGGGCTGGAAGTTCTTCTGCAATCTGTTCgacaacaagaagatctCCATCTGTGGCGAGGAGAGTTTCGGGACGGGTAGCAACCACATCCGCGAGAAGGACGGCGTGTGGGCCATCGTGGCCTGGCTGAACATCATCGCCGGCGTGGCCAAGCAAAAGCCCTCGGAAACGCCCAGCATCGGCTCCATCCAGAACGAGTTCTGGCAGACCTACGGCCGCACCTTCTTCACACGCTACGACTACGAGAACGTTGACTCCGAAGGCGCCAACAAGGTGGTTGCCACCCTGTCCGACCTGGTCGCCAAGCGCGACACCTTTGTCGGGTCGACCATCGCCGCCCGCAAGGTGACGGACGCCGGCAACTTCTCCTACACCGATTTGGACGGTAGCGTCTCCAAGAACCAGGGCTTGTTTGTCAAGTTCGACGATGGCAGCCGTATCGTCGTCCGTCTGTCCGGTACAGGTAGCAGCGGCGCCACGATCCGTCTGTACGTGGAGCGCTACGAGAGTGACAAGTCCAAGTTCCATCTCAGTGCCCAGGAGTACCTGAGCGAGAACATTGCCATGGCCCTGTCGCTGCTCAAGTTCAAGGAATATGTTGGTCGCGAGGAGCCCGATGTCAAGACCTAA
- a CDS encoding uncharacterized protein (ID:PFLUO_006794-T1.cds;~source:funannotate) → MTPKPPKQPRFLIIGAGQRGLAYAKAVNTVTPGTVHAVAEPHTWKRRQFGRNFIWGKDGTPSEGQEFADWREWLRWENERRGKKTQAGNLEANDGGGNDASPAGVDGVFICTLDETHVEIIEAIAHLQLHVLCEKPLALSLDDCLSVYRALQPPQGDDHRAASPTAIFSIGHVLRYNPHNIILRKLLLTERVIGDIVSLEHCEPVGWWHFSHSYVRGNWRRATAAGDGSLLTKSCHDIDFILWLLCSPASLEDASGAGGQQQPHFPRSISSVGSVTQFKRARKPVDAQNATNCLSCQAEKHCNYSAPRIYASRLAKMGKDRIWPADIVCPDIEDVYRTQGADAAEEQLMKALREDYSPDTMADSQIAERPWYGRCVYEADNDVCDDQVVTIAWDDEDTAPHRLAKTAVFHMIAPTEKQCERRGRVYGISGEIAYDSYSISIYDFATAKTRVIDVPPPPEDQKESHGGGDYGLARQFVAAVDAVVNAGMDIETAQARFVGCTLEEAVRSHAVVFAAEEARREETVVKWEQWWEQKLVASAAAALKV, encoded by the coding sequence ATGACCCCCAAACCCCCCAAACAGCCCCGtttcctcatcatcggcgccggccAGCGCGGGCTTGCCTacgccaaggccgtcaacACCGTCACCCCGGGCACCGTCCACGCCGTCGCCGAGCCGCACACCTGGAAGCGGCGCCAGTTCGGCCGGAACTTCATCTGGGGCAAGGACGGGACGCCTAGCGAAGGTCAGGAGTTTGCGGATTGGCGCGAGTGGTTGCGTTGGGAGAATGAGCGACGGGGGAAGAAGACGCAAGCTGGCAACCTTGAGGCCAATGATGGTGGGGGGAATGATGCATCCCCCGCCGGCGTGGATGGAGTCTTCATCTGCACGCTGGATGAAACACACgtggagatcatcgaggcTATCGCgcacctccagctccatgTCCTCTGTGAGAAACCACTCGCCCTCTCGCTGGACGACTGTCTCTCTGTCTACCGCGCCCTGCAACCCCCACAAGGCGACGACCACCGCGCCGCATCACCCACTgcaatcttctccatcggCCACGTACTACGCTACAATCCGCACAACATTATCCTACGCAAACTCCTACTCACCGAGCGCGTGATCGGGGACATCGTCTCGCTGGAACACTGCGAGCCCGTCGGATGGTGGCACTTCTCGCACAGCTACGTGCGCGGGAACTGGCGGCGCGCAACGGCAGCCGGCGACGGGTCCTTGCTCACGAAATCCTGCCACGACATTGACTTCATCCTGTGGCTTCTCTGCTCACCTGCCTCGCTTGAAGACGCCAGCGGCGCCGGgggtcagcagcagccgcatTTCCCGCGCAGTATCTCCTCCGTCGGCAGCGTGACGCAGTTCAAGCGCGCGCGCAAACCGGTCGATGCGCAGAACGCCACGAATTGTCTTTCTTGTCAGGCCGAGAAGCACTGTAATTACAGCGCGCCGCGGATCTATGCAAGTCGGCTCGCGAAGATGGGCAAGGATCGGATCTGGCCGGCTGATATTGTCTGTCCCGATATCGAGGACGTATATCGTACGCAAGGCGCCGATGCGGCAGAGGAACAGCTCATGAAAGCGTTGCGGGAGGACTATAGCCCCGATACGATGGCAGACTCGCAGATTGCCGAGCGGCCGTGGTACGGGCGGTGTGTCTACGAGGCAGACAATGATGTCTGTGATGACCAGGTCGTCACGATCGCCTGGGACGACGAGGACACGGCCCCGCACCGACTCGCCAAGACAGCGGTATTCCATATGATTGCGCCGACAGAGAAGCAATGCGAGCGTCGGGGACGTGTCTACGGGATAAGTGGCGAGATCGCGTATGACAGCTACTCAATTTCCATATACGACTTTGCCACGGCGAAGACTAGGGTCATCGACGTGCCCCCGCCGCCAGAGGATCAGAAGGAGTCCCATGGAGGCGGGGACTACGGGCTCGCGCGCCAGTTCGTGGCTGCTGTTGATGCAGTGGTGAATGCCGGGATGGATATTGAGACCGCGCAGGCGCGGTTTGTTGGGTGTACGCTTGAAGAAGCGGTGCGGAGCCATGCGGTTGTTTTtgcggcggaggaggcgaggagaGAGGAGACGGTTGTCAAGTGGGAGCAGTGGTGGGAGCAGAAACTGGTCGcttcggctgcggcggcgtTGAAGGTGTAA
- a CDS encoding uncharacterized protein (ID:PFLUO_006795-T1.cds;~source:funannotate) → MGQKTEVGSPMETYKRLSNNTHKNWIRDKGLRKLNLGIVFMLASSAATGYTSSLINGLLVLPEFETLIGGLRESVLGLIIAALSLGAIPSFVPASYVADILGRKVCVFVGSVLVIIAALVQISIPNHWVFFGMRVLAGLGVGISQTAAPLLTTEVAHPRHRQTFTAMYNACWSFGAIISASVTFGALPIRNSWSWRIPCMLQTFYPTVQLIGLYFVPASPRWLVSKNRKEEALEMLAKYHANGDKDDELVQHEYQQICSSIGEMGIKARSWGSFVSTRGDIHRLSICVLVGIMQEWAGNGIISFYLAPILDSVGIRDASDQASINVSLQIWNFILAIAGAIASERFGRRVMWLSTTAMMFTFLSITTVVAALFAERDIPEAGVAVVPMLFLFFGSYDLAYSPLFIAYPAEILPFQLRAKGLAITLTTDAIACFFNQYVNPIAFAALQWKYYCLYIGTLSLFFVLVYFLFPETKGRSLEEVSEIFDRKNHSSNNNTVCVDEVLHPK, encoded by the exons ATGGGCCAGAAGACCGAGGTAGGCTCTCCGATGGAGACGTACAAGCGTCTTTCCAACAATACGCACAAAAACTGGATTAGGGATAAAGGATTGCGGAAGCTGAATCTGGGGATTGTGTTTATGCTGGCATCGTCCGCTGCGACGGGGTATACATCGAGTTTGATTAATGGCTTGCTTGTTCTGCCTGAAT TTGAAACACTCATTGGTGGCCTCCGGGAAAGTgttctcggcctcatcaTTGCTGCTCTCTCTCTGGGCGCCATTCCATCATTTGTCCCCGCTTCGTATGTAGCCGATATCCTGGGCCGGAAAGTATGCGTCTTCGTCGGGTCCGTCCTCGTTATAATTGCAGCTCTCGTGCAAATATCCATCCCAAATCACTGGGTTTTCTTTGGCATGCGAGTCCTAGCCGGTCTCGGCGTGGGTATCTCGCAAACAGCAGCGCCACTCTTAACCACCGAAGTTGCACATCCGCGGCACCGGCAGACATTCACAGCCATGTATAACGCCTGCTGGAGCTTTGGCGCGATTATCTCGGCTTCTGTGACATTTGGCGCGCTGCCAATAAGAAACAGTTGGTCATGGCGAATTCCGTGTATGCTGCAGACATTTTATCCGACAGTCCAATTGATAGGACTGTATTTCGTCCCCGCCAGTCCGAGGTGGCTCGTTTCGAAAAATAGGAAAGAGGAAGCTTTGGAAATGCTGGCAAAGTACCACGCCAACGGGGATAAAGATGATGAATTGGTTCAGCATGAATACCAGCAGATATGCAGCAGTATAGGGGAGATGGGCATCAAAGCCAGAAGCTGGGGCTCATTCGTTTCCACCCGGGGTGATATCCATCGCCTCTCAATTTGCGTGCTGGTAGGGATTATGCAAGAATGGGCAGGAAACG GCATCATATCCTTCTACCTGGCTCCGATCCTGGACTCAGTCGGCATTAGAGACGCCTCAGACCAAGCATCCATCAACGTGAGCCTGCAAATATGGaacttcatcctcgccatcgcTGGCGCAATTGCCTCGGAGCGCTTCGGCCGACGTGTAATGTGGCTGAGCACAACGGCCATGATGTTCACCTTCCTGTCGATCACCACCGTCGTAGCCGCTCTCTTCGCCGAGAGGGACATTCCCGAGGCGGGCGTCGCCGTGGTCCCGATGCTGTTCCTTTTCTTCGGCTCTTACGACCTCGCATATTCGCCGCTTTTCATCGCCTACCCGGCAGAGATCCTCCCGTTTCAGTTACGCGCCAAGGGCCTTGCTATCACGCTCACTACCGACGCAATCGCTTGCTTCTTCAACCAATATGTCAACCCCATCGCTTTCGCAGCGCTCCAGTGGAAGTACTACTGTCTTTACATTGGGACCTTGTCTTTGTTTTTCGTGCTGGTTTACTTCCTTTTCCCGGAGACGAAGGGCCGGTCGTTGGAGGAGGTTTCGGAGATCTTCGATCGGAAGAaccacagcagcaacaacaacactGTGTGCGTTGACGAGGTCTTGCATCCGAAGTGA
- a CDS encoding uncharacterized protein (ID:PFLUO_006796-T1.cds;~source:funannotate), translated as MGDSLYDGTIGTVKSAMETLANLLRKAEESPKADSLLAARLYEDMQPLSFQVHIATLMAERTAARLSGRDPAVFENNLDSYAKMHQRVDTVLKSLTAVDKDELKQHADQVKPTQLPPGLEFEVSGSSLAHGMTMPNTFFHLNMTYAILRKEGVPLGKRDYLMPFLTDLTPYTIDKSGP; from the coding sequence ATGGGCGACTCACTATACGACGGAACGATTGGCACGGTGAAGAGCGCCATGGAGACACTGGCAAACCTTCTTCGCAAAGCCGAGGAAAGCCCTAAAGCCGACTCTCTGCTCGCCGCTCGTTTGTACGAGGACATGCAACCCTTGAGCTTTCAAGTCCACATAGCCACTCTAATGGCGGAGAGAACGGCTGCGAGACTGAGTGGTCGCGATCCAGCCGTCTTTGAGAACAACCTCGACTCGTACGCCAAAATGCACCAACGCGTCGACACGGTCCTGAAAAGCCTTACAGCGGTCGACAAAGACGAACTCAAACAGCATGCGGACCAAGTCAAACCTACTCAACTGCCCCCAGGATTGGAATTCGAAGTGTCTGGCTCCTCGTTGGCTCATGGGATGACCATGCCGAAcactttcttccatcttAACATGACGTACGCTATCCTTCGAAAGGAAGGGGTGCCGTTAGGAAAGCGGGATTATTTAATGCCATTCCTGACTGATCTGACCCCATATACGATTGATAAAAGCGGGCCTTGA
- a CDS encoding uncharacterized protein (ID:PFLUO_006797-T1.cds;~source:funannotate), whose product MDPRMCYDDVAWEQSDDVSDNWLLQFLDIDVKRPIARFILKHDSGDDPEFTILQKGSFNITLRMKYTYSATDIRFPQPGAVLFSEEKVKNEVAVMRYISDQTSIPVPFILHSGTKEESPLNLGPFIMMSHIEHTTTMYDALNTPGCPNEERGALDPNIDEDQLSMLYTQLAKTLLQLSKPEFPKIGSLSQVDDFTWEVTARPLSMNMNELVRLGTLPQSKLPSLHATFKTASSYIEALAQLNIQHLLHQRNDVVQSADDCRRKFVARQLFYKLAKDKKLSLPCNENGPFNLWCDDFRPANVLFNDDMQIAGVVDWEFTYAGPVEFSYAPPWWLLVEKPEYWSAGIEDWTRVFDRRLKTFLAAMRYCEDTAVQDGQRRLSDQMQRSWESGDFWVVYAILHSFAFDAIYWQKIDRRFFGPTETDDPSEAWKERLDLLDETQRSEMERLVTKKLEEMEDRVLAWDPDEYTEAFRQGLKKKRAEKGKED is encoded by the coding sequence ATGGATCCCCGAATGTGTTACGATGACGTTGCATGGGAACAATCCGATGATGTCTCGGATAATTGGTTGCTTCAGTTTCTTGACATCGATGTCAAGAGACCGATTGCGAGATTTATCCTGAAGCATGATTCTGGAGATGATCCCGAGTTTACAATTCTTCAAAAGGGGTCTTTCAACATCACATTGCGGATGAAGTACACATACAGCGCGACCGATATCCGCTTCCCACAGCCTGGCGCCGTTCTTTTTTCCGAGGAGAAAGTTAAGAACGAAGTTGCTGTGATGCGATACATCTCGGATCAGACATCAATCCCGGTTCCGTTTATTCTTCACTCAGGTACAAAGGAGGAGAGCCCCCTCAACCTAGGCCCTTTCATCATGATGAGCCATATTGAACATACAACAACCATGTATGATGCTCTCAATACACCAGGATGTCCAAATGAGGAGCGGGGGGCCCTTGACCCAAACATTGATGAAGATCAACTTAGCATGCTATATACACAACTAGCAAAGACCCTGCTTCAGCTTTCCAAGCCAGAATTTCCCAAAATAGGGTCTCTTAGTCAAGTTGATGATTTTACCTGGGAAGTGACCGCCCGCCCATTATCAATGAACATGAATGAGCTTGTGCGCTTGGGGACACTACCTCAATCAAAACTTCCATCTCTACATGCCACTTTCAAGACAGCATCTTCATACATTGAAGCCCTGGCACAGCTCAACATCCAGCATTTACTCCACCAAAGGAATGACGTTGTGCAGTCTGCAGATGACTGTCGCCGGAAGTTTGTGGCAAGACAGCTGTTTTACAAGCTTGCCAAGGACAAGAAATTGTCTTTGCCATGTAATGAGAATGGACCATTCAACCTCTGGTGTGATGATTTCCGGCCAGCCAATGTTCTTTTCAATGATGATATGCAGATTGCCGGCGTAGTGGATTGGGAATTCACATACGCAGGACCAGTGGAATTTTCATACGCGCCACCATGGTGGCTCCTtgtcgagaagcccgagtACTGGTCTGCCGGTATCGAGGACTGGACGCGAGTATTCGACCGCCGCCTAAAGACGTTCCTTGCGGCAATGAGATATTGTGAAGATACGGCCGTTCAGGACGGCCAGCGCCGGCTCTCGGATCAAATGCAACGGAGCTGGGAGAGTGGAGACTTCTGGGTTGTGTATGCGATTTTGCACAGCTTTGCGTTTGACGCGATTTACTGGCAGAAGATTGACCGGCGGTTTTTTGGGCCTACGGAGACCGACGATCCCAGCGAGGCATGGAAAGAGCGATTAGACCTACTGGATGAAACCCAAAGGAGTGAGATGGAACGGCTAGTGACGAAGAAGcttgaggagatggaggacaGGGTCTTGGCGTGGGACCCGGATGAGTATACTGAAGCATTTCGCCAGGGCTTGAAGAAAAAGCgagcagaaaaaggaaaggaggaCTAG
- a CDS encoding uncharacterized protein (ID:PFLUO_006798-T1.cds;~source:funannotate), giving the protein MAPLKVLICGGGCAGPALAYWLNRCGHHVTVVERFPVLRATGSQIDLRGAAIEAVKRMGLVEAIRGILVDEAGANMVDSQGNVLAQIMANKSGQGAQSFTSEYELMRGDLVRIFYQATKDNVEYIFGKTVEHFEQDDQQVTATFSDGSSDTFDLLVGADGQGSRIRKEILPPGIPDPYFKFKAHVAYWFIPRVEEDDNMMNAYHCPGNRMIMRRSHSPTETQVLCFLWDGSPEVSSVHRASVEKQKEFWSQRFRDAGWQIERFLEGMKTTDNWYCQEVVQVRTDTWSKGRVVLLGDAAYCPSPFTGMGTSAALVGAYVLAGEISQHGDNFSQAFAEYDKILRPFVKELQGVSPFLLKLCMPETWWGIAILHFIFRTLCFFRIPELASRFTKERDGGWQLPNYPALKAAEQ; this is encoded by the coding sequence ATGGCTCCCTTGAAAGTCCTCATttgcggtggtggttgtgcAGGACCCGCACTGGCTTACTGGCTCAACCGCTGTGGCCACCATGTTACTGTTGTAGAGCGATTCCCGGTTCTCAGAGCGACCGGCTCGCAAATTGACCTGCGTGGTGCAGCTATCGAAGCTGTCAAGCGCATGGGACTCGTCGAGGCCATCCGCGGCATTCTAGTGGACGAGGCAGGTGCGAACATGGTGGACTCCCAAGGCAATGTTCTAGCGCAGATCATGGCCAACAAGTCAGGCCAGGGTGCGCAGTCATTTACATCAGAATACGAGCTTATGCGCGGAGACCTTGTGCGCATCTTTTATCAAGCAACGAAAGATAATGTGGAGTACATCTTCGGGAAAACCGTCGAGCATTTTGAGCAAGATGACCAGCAAGTCACCGCTACCTTCTCCGATGGCTCGTCGGACACATTTGATCTCCTCGTGGGTGCAGATGGTCAAGGATCGCGCATTCGAAAAGAGATACTACCACCCGGAATTCCCGATCCTTACTTCAAGTTCAAGGCCCATGTCGCCTACTGGTTCATCCCACGcgtggaggaagacgataATATGATGAATGCATACCACTGTCCTGGGAACCGGATGATCATGCGCCGAAGTCACAGTCCGACAGAAACCCAAGTTTTGTGTTTCCTCTGGGATGGCTCTCCCGAAGTATCGAGCGTCCACAGAGCCTCTGTGGAGAAGCAAAAGGAGTTTTGGAGCCAGCGATTCCGCGATGCAGGATGGCAAATTGAGCGGTTCTTGGAAGGGATGAAAACAACGGACAATTGGTACTGCCAGGAGGTGGTCCAGGTACGCACCGATACATGGTCCAAAGGTCGCGTTGtccttctcggagatgcTGCATACTGCCCATCGCCTTTTACTGGCATGGGTACCTCCGCTGCTCTCGTCGGTGCCTACGTCTTGGCTGGGGAGATCAGTCAACACGGCGACAATTTTTCCCAAGCTTTTGCAGAGTATGACAAAATCTTGCGGCCGTTTGTAAAGGAGCTTCAGGGAGTGAGTCCTTTCCTGCTGAAGTTGTGCATGCCGGAAACATGGTGGGGAATTGCGATTCTTCACTTTATCTTCCGAACCTTGTGTTTCTTTCGAATCCCAGAGTTGGCCTCTAGGTTTACGAAGGAGAGAGACGGGGGATGGCAGCTACCCAATTATCCAGCCCTCAAGGCGGCAGAACAGTAG
- a CDS encoding uncharacterized protein (ID:PFLUO_006799-T1.cds;~source:funannotate) yields MSTNTNHPDSEIHDVIIIGAGPCGLAVAARLQEETPSAIFTDEEHQRYHWIKKHSGRMSLVQSRRSKINGVQAEKWNGGHLPARKDSRARRESSDSASSVPSLSSASSTTTAESVSTLIIDGSGDEWMHRWSNLFRALEIKQLRSPMFFHVDPGDRDGMLAYTQEVGREHDLWEIPGCVGKEMSKHKRKKRRQGGKSQTISGVEIDERDRKDYFSPSTNLFFDYNSSIIERYNLDEPGQILQREVTDLEYDYLPEKVDVPVSNSKTFTITTSAGEKLYSKAVVLAIGAGGADIAKIFPWRPLSEKEGANACCHIKHFDFSLPWVGKFKNWEKAAFWSADTDEERLEMLQSARNGGSITPRYTKILKRHAAHHRASIHPRTVIRSHEYDPATQTWALETDPPIPDLPPIDYIYFATGTRADVGEMPLLSRMNEQYPIEVKGGLPCLTDDLMWRDDVPLFLTGRLASLRLGPAAPNLEGARVGAERVAWGLEEVLGTKREVGGQCEGLCGLGNRYAFLDGCGGEDE; encoded by the exons ATGtccaccaacaccaaccaCCCAGACTCCGAGATCCACGACGTGATCATCATAGGCGCCGGACCATGCGGtcttgccgtcgccgcccGCTTACAAGAAGAGACACCTTCTGCTATCTTCACAGACGAAGAACACCAGCGCTACCACTGGATCAAGAAGCACAGTGGGAGAATGAGCCTTGTGCAAAGCAGGAGAAGTAAGATCAACGGCGTGCAGGCGGAGAAATGGAATGGCGGCCACTTACCTGCTCGAAAAGACTCTCGAGCCCGACGTGAGTCTTCGGATTCGGCATCTTCTGTGCCGTCGTTATCATCTGCTTCGTCTACTACAACTGCCGAGTCAGTCTCGACGCTTATAATTGATGGATCTGGCGATGAGTGGATGCATAGATGGTCAAATCTGTTCCGCGCGCTGGAAATTAAACAGTTGCGCAGTCCCATGTTCTTCCATGTTGACCCTGGGGATCGTGATGGGATGCTCGCGTATACCCAGGAGGTAGGCAGGGAGCACGATCTGTGGGAGATTCCTGGATGTGTTGGGAAGGAGATGAGCAAGCATAaacggaagaagagaaggcAGGGGGGGAAATCGCA GACAATCAGTGGAGTTGAGATAGATGAGCGAGATCGCAAAGACTATTTCTCTCCATCAACCAATCTTTTCTTCGATTACAACTCCTCTATCATTGAACGGTACAATCTGGACGAACCGGGGCAGATCTTGCAGCGTGAAGTGACAGATCTTGAATACGACTATCTCCCCGAAAAGGTAGATGTGCCTGTATCCAACTCAAAAaccttcaccatcaccacaTCGGCAGGCGAGAAGCTCTACAGCAAGGCGGTCGTGCTCGCCATCGGAGCAGGAGGTGCAGACATCGCGAAGATCTTTCCGTGGAGGCCATTgagcgagaaagagggcGCAAATGCTTGCTGTCACA TCAAGCATTTTGATTTCAGCCTTCCCTGGGTGGGCAAGTTCAAAAATTGGGAGAAAGCGGCATTCTGGTCTGCGGACACGGATGAAG AACGCCTTGAAATGCTACAATCTGCCCGCAATGGAGGCAGCATCACACCGCGCTACACGAAAATCCTCAAGCGTCATGCCGCGCACCACCGCGCCTCCATCCACCCGCGCACCGTCATCCGGTCACACGAATATGACCCAGCGACACAAACCTGGGCATTGGAAACTGATCCACCAATTCCCGATCTTCCACCAATCGACTACATTTACTTTGCAACTGGTACACGCGCAGATGTGGGCGAGATGCCGCTCCTTAGCCGCATGAATGAGCAGTATCCTATAGAAGTAAAGGGAGGTCTCCCCTGTCTGACAGATGATCTCATGTGGAGAGACGATGTGCCACTGTTTTTGACAGGGCGGCTTGCGTCTCTACGTCTGGGCCCTGCGGCACCGAATCTCGAGGGCGCGAGAGTCGGCGCGGAAAGAGTAGCGTGGgggctggaggaggtgcttGGGACGAAAAGGGAGGTAGGAGGACAGTGTGAGGGATTGTGTGGGTTAGGGAATCGATATGCCTTCTTAGATGGGTGTGGGGGTGAGGATGAGTGA